The nucleotide sequence TAACGCCGCTTGACCGAAAAAATGTAGATACCGATCAAATCATTTCCAAAGAGTTCTTGAAGCGGATTGAACGCACGGGATTCGGCCAGTATTTGTTTTATCATTGGCGTTTCAATCCGGGCGGTTCACCAAGAGAAGACTTTGTGCTGAATGATCCCCGCTTCAGCGGCTCCGAAATTTTAGTTGCACAGGAGAACTTCGGCTGCGGCTCTTCACGTGAACATGCCCCGTGGGCCATCCAAGATTATGGTTTTAATGTAGTTATTGCACCGAGCTATGCGGATATCTTCTATAATAACTGCGTCAAAAATGGCATTTTGCCAATTCGCTTAACAGAGGATCAAGTAGATGAGCTGATTCAAAAAGGGCAAAAAGCCCCCTTTGGTCTGCAAGTCAATCTGGAAGAGCAAACGGTGACTGCGGAAGACGGCAGCCGCTATGAGTTTACAATCGATCCGTACTGGAAAGAAATGCTGCTGAAAGGCTGGGATGAGATTGCTTTGACGTTCCAATACGAGGACTACATCACGGCATACGAACAGCAGCAGCAACAGTAATTATATATAGTAGAAAGTGAAAATCCTTCGCTCACCGCGAGGGATTTTTTGTGTTAAAACATAAACAACCTTTTCTTATTTTCTGACTTTTTCTACTTTCAGCGATTACGGGTTTTAGTGTTGACATCCTTTTGGCCTTTTGTTAATTTTAACAGTGTACTTTAACGCTTTAGCATACTAAAGGAGATAATAAATATGAATGCAGTAATACTTGCTGTCCTGGTCATGCTGGTTTTAAGTTTGTTCCGCGTCAATGTAGTGTTTGCCTTGTTGATTGGAGCGCTTGCCGGAGGACTGAGCGGCGGCTTATCGCTTATGGATACCGTAACAGCTTATACAGGAGGTTTAGGAGCAGGGGCGACGATTGCACTCAGCTATGCAATGCTCGGCGGATTTGCCGTGGCCATTTCACGGACGGGCATACCTGAGCTGCTGGTCTCAAAAGTTTTGAAGCTCGTAAACAAAGAAGGGGAAGGGACAAGAGAGAATCTGGCGAAAGCTTTGGTGATTTTTGCTTTGCTTGCCATGGCGATTTTATCGCAGAATGCCATTCCGATTCACATTGCCTTTATCCCATTGTTGGTGCCGCCAATTTTGCACATTATGAATGAGCTGCGGATCGACCGCCGCTTGATTGCGTCGGTGCTGACGTTCGGGCTGACTGCACCGTATATTTTATTGCCGTATGGCTTCGGGTTGATCTTTCACGAAATCGTCGCTACACAGATGGAGCTGGCAGGATTGCCGATCGACATGGCGGACATTCCAAAAGCGATGGCGATTCCGGTTGCAGGCATGGCGGTGGGATTGGCAGTCGCGGTGTTCATCTCTTACCGAAAACCTCGCGACTATCATGCGAGAGCAACTAATACTATAGAAGAAACTCAAACAAAGACGGCTTCGACGAAAGACGTCATCGTTACGCTCGTTGCATTGGCAGCGGCATTGTATGGTCAGATCCAGACGGATTCGATGATTATCGGGGCGCTTTCGGGCATTCTGGTGTTGTATGTCTTTGGGGCAATGAAATGGCGTGAGGCCGACGATGTGCTGACTGCCGGCATGCGCATGATGGCCTTCATCGGATTTGTTATGATCTCGGCGAACGGATTTGCTGCGGTTATCACTGCAACAGGAGCGGTCGAGCCGCTTGTGTCCAGTGTGGCGGATGTGTTTGATGGCAATAAAGGAGTCGCTGCATTCTTCATGCTGGTGGTCGGCTTGCTCGTGACGATGGGAATCGGGTCGTCGTTTGCAACCATTCCGATCATCGCTGCGATCTTTGTGCCACTGAGCATGGAGTTCGGATTCTCAACGATTGCCATTATTTCGCTGATTGGAACTGCGGGTGCACTTGGGGACGCCGGATCGCCTGCTTCCGACTCGACACTCGGGCCGACAGCCGGGCTGAATGTCGACGGCCAGCACAATCACATCTGGGATACATGCGTGCCGACCTTCCTGCATTACAATATTCCGTTGATTGTTTTCGGCTGGATTGCCGTCATGTTATTGGCTTAAGAAAAAAATGTTCGGACTATTTGCTTGAGAGTTGAATATCTAAAATATCCTGTTATACTAATAAAAGCGAATCAGAAAGAATTTCGTGGAAAGCCTTGCGGAATTCTTTTTTCTTATGTATAATGGTGAATGTTGGTCTTTGACTGCGATGAAGCGAGAGGTTACCGATACACCCGGCCGCTTTGCCATGGCGAGTGATTGGAAAA is from Planococcus liqunii and encodes:
- the leuD gene encoding 3-isopropylmalate dehydratase small subunit; translation: MKPINKINSVLTPLDRKNVDTDQIISKEFLKRIERTGFGQYLFYHWRFNPGGSPREDFVLNDPRFSGSEILVAQENFGCGSSREHAPWAIQDYGFNVVIAPSYADIFYNNCVKNGILPIRLTEDQVDELIQKGQKAPFGLQVNLEEQTVTAEDGSRYEFTIDPYWKEMLLKGWDEIALTFQYEDYITAYEQQQQQ
- a CDS encoding Na+/H+ antiporter family protein, which codes for MNAVILAVLVMLVLSLFRVNVVFALLIGALAGGLSGGLSLMDTVTAYTGGLGAGATIALSYAMLGGFAVAISRTGIPELLVSKVLKLVNKEGEGTRENLAKALVIFALLAMAILSQNAIPIHIAFIPLLVPPILHIMNELRIDRRLIASVLTFGLTAPYILLPYGFGLIFHEIVATQMELAGLPIDMADIPKAMAIPVAGMAVGLAVAVFISYRKPRDYHARATNTIEETQTKTASTKDVIVTLVALAAALYGQIQTDSMIIGALSGILVLYVFGAMKWREADDVLTAGMRMMAFIGFVMISANGFAAVITATGAVEPLVSSVADVFDGNKGVAAFFMLVVGLLVTMGIGSSFATIPIIAAIFVPLSMEFGFSTIAIISLIGTAGALGDAGSPASDSTLGPTAGLNVDGQHNHIWDTCVPTFLHYNIPLIVFGWIAVMLLA